One Sporomusaceae bacterium ACPt DNA window includes the following coding sequences:
- the cirA_2 gene encoding Colicin I receptor has product MQHAKSNKRRKAMVCAMVGSALLFQVSGIVQAEEQEQFSFDQVVVTANRVPTKISETAANVTVITREDIEKGNYHNLGDVLQHIPGINIGSLGSPGSISAPFVNGSEQVIVMIDGRRMNMPNGIGGFGMATTNLTSLIGIENIERIEIVKGGRSALYGADAVGGVINIITKKGETNQTTVKVSGGNWDGRNFAVTNEGKTGDLSWYFSADKKHLGNYADGSGKTVDYTGVDQDAYTIRLDQKLANGDLTVAYEYFNDENEGKAADTYDTTRQHNWDITYKENISANTDYQVKVYQNASHRFNKDAYESSDSDVRIKGFNYQINSKIADRHTLTSGIDWRKDAIESSKYGNQDNTVKGLYLQDRWDIAEKFSLTPGVRYDDNGVYGEKTTPHVAANYKASDRTTYYASWGRVFQAPRFDDLYWPHQEETWYGTTYIYDGNPDLKPETGWSMEVGMNHKFDNTAEAKLTYFKRNLTDAISWKNISTVQNIQHWVPSNVDKQKADGVELQVNKQLTDEIKGFIGFNYTNVKNKKGNADYVKDPNIPEKTWNIGVSYSDEKVSAEVKGTAAFGRTDPYSYQQYIEKSYWVWDANLNWKLDKEYTAFVTVNNIFDKYYDGYAGYPRGGRNYTLGLKTKF; this is encoded by the coding sequence TTGCAACATGCAAAATCCAATAAGCGAAGGAAGGCTATGGTGTGTGCCATGGTGGGCAGCGCCTTGTTGTTCCAGGTTTCGGGTATAGTTCAAGCAGAGGAGCAAGAACAGTTTTCCTTTGATCAGGTGGTGGTTACAGCCAATCGTGTGCCGACCAAAATATCCGAAACGGCCGCCAATGTGACGGTTATTACCCGAGAAGATATTGAAAAAGGAAATTATCATAACTTAGGAGATGTTTTACAGCATATTCCTGGCATAAATATCGGTTCATTGGGTAGTCCGGGAAGTATTAGCGCGCCGTTTGTCAATGGCAGCGAACAGGTCATAGTGATGATTGACGGCCGGCGTATGAATATGCCGAATGGTATTGGCGGCTTCGGTATGGCAACTACTAACCTGACAAGCCTTATCGGTATTGAAAATATTGAACGGATTGAAATTGTAAAGGGCGGCAGATCAGCCTTGTATGGTGCTGATGCTGTCGGCGGTGTAATCAATATCATCACGAAAAAGGGGGAAACAAACCAGACTACTGTTAAAGTTTCCGGCGGTAATTGGGATGGCCGTAACTTTGCCGTGACCAATGAAGGTAAAACCGGCGATCTGAGTTGGTATTTTAGCGCCGATAAAAAACACTTAGGCAATTATGCCGACGGCAGCGGCAAAACCGTTGACTATACCGGGGTAGACCAGGATGCGTATACGATACGGCTGGACCAAAAGCTTGCTAACGGCGATTTGACGGTAGCGTATGAATATTTTAATGATGAAAACGAAGGCAAAGCCGCTGACACATACGATACCACCAGGCAGCACAACTGGGACATTACTTATAAAGAAAATATTTCGGCAAATACGGACTACCAAGTAAAGGTTTATCAAAATGCTTCCCATCGTTTCAATAAAGATGCTTATGAAAGTAGTGACAGCGATGTAAGAATTAAAGGGTTTAACTACCAAATCAATTCCAAAATTGCCGACCGGCATACTTTAACGTCAGGCATTGACTGGCGTAAGGATGCAATTGAAAGTTCAAAATACGGTAACCAAGATAATACTGTAAAAGGCCTTTATCTCCAGGATCGATGGGATATAGCCGAGAAATTCAGTTTAACTCCCGGCGTGCGTTATGACGATAATGGCGTATATGGCGAGAAAACCACCCCGCATGTTGCGGCAAATTATAAAGCCAGTGACCGGACTACCTATTATGCATCATGGGGAAGGGTTTTCCAGGCCCCGCGTTTTGATGATTTGTACTGGCCGCACCAAGAAGAAACTTGGTATGGAACGACTTATATATATGACGGTAATCCTGATTTGAAGCCGGAAACCGGCTGGAGTATGGAAGTCGGCATGAACCATAAATTTGACAACACTGCGGAAGCCAAGCTTACGTATTTTAAACGGAATTTGACTGATGCGATTAGCTGGAAAAATATCAGTACCGTTCAGAACATTCAACATTGGGTGCCGTCAAATGTCGATAAGCAAAAAGCCGACGGCGTTGAGCTGCAGGTAAACAAGCAGTTAACTGACGAGATAAAAGGCTTTATTGGCTTTAACTATACCAATGTAAAAAACAAAAAAGGTAATGCGGACTATGTAAAAGACCCCAACATCCCTGAAAAAACATGGAATATAGGTGTATCCTATTCTGACGAAAAGGTTAGCGCAGAAGTTAAGGGAACAGCTGCCTTTGGAAGAACTGACCCTTATTCCTACCAACAATATATTGAAAAGAGCTACTGGGTATGGGATGCCAATCTCAATTGGAAATTGGATAAAGAATATACAGCCTTTGTTACTGTTAACAATATTTTTGACAAGTATTACGATGGTTATGCCGGTTACCCGCGTGGCGGACGTAATTATACGTTAGGCCTAAAAACTAAATTTTAA
- the mntR gene encoding HTH-type transcriptional regulator MntR, with product MLSPSLEDYLEEIYRFSVSSDIVRVTDISHRLNVSLPSVTKALGKLRAGGYITYQKYGMIGLTDKGRQTGGYLVERNTLLQEFLRTICADCDVAAEAEAMEHYLSKSTITSIQRLMVFMKENPEVYQRFVGYVRENKHTQKDKKS from the coding sequence ATGTTGTCGCCCAGTCTGGAGGATTATTTGGAGGAAATTTATAGATTTTCAGTCAGCAGCGATATAGTACGTGTTACCGACATCAGCCATAGGTTAAATGTATCGCTTCCTTCAGTAACCAAAGCTCTGGGAAAGCTTCGCGCGGGAGGGTATATTACCTATCAGAAATACGGCATGATCGGGTTGACTGACAAGGGCAGACAGACAGGGGGCTATCTCGTAGAAAGAAACACGCTCCTGCAGGAGTTTCTGAGGACGATCTGTGCAGACTGCGATGTTGCCGCGGAAGCTGAAGCAATGGAGCATTATCTGTCGAAGTCGACGATAACTTCCATACAACGTTTGATGGTCTTTATGAAAGAAAACCCGGAAGTTTATCAGCGTTTTGTCGGCTATGTGCGTGAAAATAAGCATACACAAAAGGATAAGAAAAGCTGA
- the feoB_1 gene encoding Fe(2+) transporter FeoB: protein MSRTVKPMTTLADVCAEANKIRLSSGNALGDTIVSDIYANAEQIARKVVTHKPQDKSSWDAKLDDIFTSRLFGYPIMLALLGMAFWITIEGANIPSGMLADALFAFQDQLTEWFELAGAPDWLHGVLVLGLYRSLAWVVSVMLPPMAIFFPLFTLLEDLGYLPRVAFNMDSFFKKCRACGKQALTMCMGFGCNAAGIVSCRIIDSPRERLIAMLTNNFVPCNGRFPTLITIATIFVGGAFAAEYETIVASVVITAIVLLGIAATFAVSWVLSHTILKGEPSSLVLELPPYRPPQIGAIIYRSLIDRTLFVLKRAVIMAAPAGAITWILGNTYIGDMSIIGHLASWLQPIGYAIGLDGFILLAFILGLPANEIVVPILLMSYLSTGQMIEIESLEELRQILLDHGWSWLTAASTMLFCLLHWPCTTTLLSVYKESGSFKWTFLSFLIPTVIAFAVCFAVAQSARFLGLA, encoded by the coding sequence ATGAGCCGAACAGTCAAACCGATGACGACACTGGCGGACGTCTGTGCTGAGGCGAATAAAATTCGCCTCAGTTCCGGTAACGCGCTTGGTGATACTATTGTATCCGATATTTACGCCAACGCGGAACAGATAGCGCGTAAAGTAGTCACCCATAAACCACAGGATAAATCCTCCTGGGATGCCAAACTCGATGATATCTTCACATCCCGCCTTTTCGGCTACCCCATCATGCTGGCACTATTAGGAATGGCTTTCTGGATCACCATTGAAGGGGCAAATATACCTTCCGGAATGCTTGCCGATGCCTTGTTCGCCTTTCAGGATCAACTGACGGAATGGTTTGAACTTGCCGGGGCTCCTGATTGGCTCCATGGCGTCCTGGTCTTGGGTCTATATCGTAGTTTAGCCTGGGTCGTATCGGTCATGCTGCCGCCGATGGCCATCTTTTTCCCGCTGTTTACCCTGCTGGAAGACCTCGGATATCTGCCGAGAGTTGCTTTTAACATGGATAGTTTCTTTAAAAAATGTAGGGCTTGCGGCAAACAGGCTTTAACTATGTGCATGGGATTTGGCTGTAACGCAGCCGGCATTGTGTCCTGCCGGATTATTGACTCACCGCGGGAACGGCTGATCGCGATGCTGACCAACAACTTCGTGCCTTGCAACGGGCGTTTTCCCACCCTCATCACTATCGCTACTATCTTTGTCGGCGGTGCTTTCGCGGCTGAGTACGAGACAATAGTTGCCTCAGTGGTAATTACTGCTATTGTCTTGCTGGGTATCGCAGCAACCTTCGCAGTATCCTGGGTGCTATCCCATACTATTCTTAAAGGTGAACCTTCCTCCCTGGTATTAGAACTGCCGCCTTACCGCCCGCCGCAGATTGGCGCGATCATCTATCGTTCCCTGATCGACCGTACGCTTTTTGTATTAAAGCGCGCGGTTATCATGGCAGCTCCAGCCGGTGCCATCACCTGGATACTCGGTAATACCTACATAGGAGACATGAGTATCATCGGCCATCTTGCAAGCTGGCTGCAGCCTATCGGTTACGCCATCGGCCTTGACGGGTTTATTCTCCTGGCGTTCATCCTTGGCCTCCCGGCAAACGAGATCGTTGTTCCCATTCTTCTTATGAGTTACTTGTCTACAGGGCAAATGATTGAAATCGAAAGCCTGGAAGAACTCCGCCAAATATTACTCGACCACGGCTGGAGTTGGTTAACTGCCGCCAGCACGATGCTCTTCTGCCTGCTGCACTGGCCGTGTACGACCACGTTGCTTTCAGTATACAAAGAGTCCGGCAGCTTTAAGTGGACCTTCCTGTCCTTCCTCATCCCGACAGTCATCGCTTTTGCAGTATGCTTCGCCGTAGCACAGTCGGCCCGCTTCTTAGGGTTAGCCTAA
- the feoB_2 gene encoding Fe(2+) transporter FeoB, whose translation MSMQVENRGRVLREHFGIAPEAGQYVIALAGNPNVGKSTVFNALTGLRQHTGNWPGKTVDNAQGTFTYREKPFLLVDLPGTYSILAHTVEEQVARDFICFGEPDATLVVLDATCLERNLNLALQVMEITPNIVVCVNLIDEARKKKITIDFPALEKELGVPVVTTAARKGEGLATLRETLYQVSTGARKSNPRQLVYSPSVETAVQKLLPNIQRLVDHKLNPRWVALRLLDGDKTFIECISRHLDLQTQTELFPEVAAL comes from the coding sequence TTGAGTATGCAAGTGGAAAACCGTGGCCGGGTACTGCGCGAACATTTCGGCATAGCTCCGGAAGCCGGACAATACGTGATCGCGCTGGCCGGTAACCCCAATGTGGGCAAAAGCACGGTATTTAACGCTTTGACAGGTCTACGCCAGCACACCGGCAACTGGCCCGGCAAAACGGTAGATAACGCCCAAGGCACTTTTACTTATCGTGAAAAACCCTTTCTGCTGGTTGACTTGCCAGGAACATATTCCATTCTGGCGCACACCGTGGAAGAACAGGTTGCCCGTGACTTTATCTGCTTTGGTGAGCCAGATGCAACTCTCGTGGTTTTAGACGCCACCTGCCTGGAACGCAATTTGAATCTTGCCCTGCAGGTAATGGAAATCACCCCGAATATAGTTGTCTGTGTTAACCTTATAGACGAAGCGAGAAAGAAAAAAATCACGATTGATTTCCCGGCATTAGAAAAAGAACTGGGCGTGCCTGTCGTGACTACCGCTGCCCGTAAAGGGGAAGGATTGGCTACACTCCGTGAAACTCTGTATCAGGTTAGCACCGGCGCCCGCAAAAGTAATCCACGCCAACTTGTTTATTCGCCGTCGGTAGAAACGGCAGTGCAAAAGCTTCTCCCGAATATTCAGCGCCTTGTTGACCACAAACTAAACCCCCGCTGGGTTGCTCTCCGGCTATTAGATGGAGATAAAACGTTTATTGAGTGCATCAGCCGGCATTTGGACCTTCAAACCCAAACTGAACTATTCCCGGAGGTAGCAGCGCTATGA
- the btuF_1 gene encoding Vitamin B12-binding protein, whose product MVNRSYFAFTTLIICVLVFMAVIVPQSKVSEYADRSGWVKDFLGREVAPPVIRPQRIISLSPGNTEIIFALGAGNRLVGVTTYCDYPEEAKKITKVGSFEKPDIEKIILLRPDIVFTGGEFHTGAIRALENAGIQVVAIEPRSIEDVLKSIRLIASFIHEQENGESLIAGMEQILVKVRNSASETSKKIFVEIWDKPLLTVGGTSYINDIITQAGGRNVAAAKAAYYAVCDNETLYAYDPDIYIVARHGGTQRKRMFSRFEQENIRAIRENRVYYISDDYMDRPGPRSFIALEQIADIIRQESKKNQGLTYHDYNSRIQ is encoded by the coding sequence ATGGTGAATAGATCATATTTTGCATTTACTACTCTTATCATTTGTGTACTAGTCTTTATGGCGGTGATTGTTCCACAGTCGAAAGTAAGCGAATACGCTGACAGGAGTGGCTGGGTAAAAGACTTTTTGGGGCGGGAGGTGGCGCCGCCGGTAATACGCCCGCAACGCATTATATCGCTGTCACCTGGCAATACAGAGATTATTTTTGCCTTGGGGGCTGGGAACCGCCTGGTGGGTGTGACTACTTATTGTGACTATCCTGAAGAAGCTAAAAAGATCACTAAGGTCGGGAGTTTTGAAAAACCTGACATTGAGAAGATCATACTCCTGCGGCCTGATATCGTTTTTACCGGAGGCGAGTTTCACACCGGCGCCATCCGGGCGCTGGAGAATGCCGGAATTCAGGTGGTAGCGATAGAGCCACGCAGTATTGAAGATGTTTTGAAATCCATCCGGCTTATCGCGTCCTTCATTCATGAACAGGAAAACGGAGAATCACTTATTGCCGGAATGGAACAGATACTTGTTAAGGTTAGAAACTCGGCAAGTGAAACTTCAAAAAAAATTTTTGTAGAAATATGGGATAAGCCGTTACTTACCGTGGGTGGAACATCTTACATCAATGATATCATTACCCAAGCGGGGGGACGAAATGTTGCAGCTGCAAAAGCAGCCTATTATGCCGTGTGTGATAACGAAACGCTGTATGCGTATGACCCTGATATATATATCGTAGCCCGTCACGGCGGTACACAGAGAAAACGGATGTTTTCCAGGTTTGAACAGGAAAACATCCGGGCGATTAGGGAAAACAGGGTATATTATATATCTGACGACTATATGGACCGTCCCGGGCCGCGCAGTTTCATTGCTTTAGAACAAATTGCCGATATTATCAGACAAGAATCTAAAAAAAATCAGGGATTGACTTACCATGACTATAATAGCCGTATACAATAA
- the hmuU_1 gene encoding Hemin transport system permease protein HmuU: protein MTIIAVYNKKMVLTALSLACLSLSMFLMLTVGTAAISLSDMAKTLVEGVVGMKFAEGVNPAYGTILYDIRWPRIALAVVTGSSLAVSGACYQAMFNNPLGDPFILGVSSGAALGAAIAIVVQQSAYVSIFAFAGGVITMFLVYCLGQVGSRASSIDSNRLLLAGVAFGSLLNALLCAIMALNTRQVTEILFWLMGSLANPPETLYPVTLAVVIGLIFIFIHARDLDIITTGDENAQFLGVDIARVRITVLLGTALITSVVVSVTGVIGFIGLIVPHIIRKICGPGHRVLLPLCAVWGAIFLLWADGITRMTPALSQIPVGVVTAMFGSPFFLYLLYLKGRNQG, encoded by the coding sequence ATGACTATAATAGCCGTATACAATAAAAAAATGGTTCTTACCGCACTGTCTTTGGCTTGCTTAAGCTTGAGTATGTTCCTGATGCTGACAGTAGGGACGGCAGCGATTAGTCTGTCCGACATGGCTAAAACGCTGGTGGAAGGGGTTGTGGGCATGAAGTTCGCCGAAGGTGTAAATCCGGCATACGGTACGATTCTCTATGATATCCGCTGGCCCAGAATAGCGTTAGCCGTAGTAACCGGGAGTAGCCTGGCAGTTTCAGGCGCATGCTATCAGGCCATGTTCAACAATCCGTTAGGAGACCCCTTTATACTGGGCGTGTCATCGGGAGCCGCACTTGGCGCGGCCATTGCCATCGTTGTACAGCAATCTGCGTACGTTAGCATCTTTGCTTTCGCTGGCGGCGTGATTACTATGTTTTTGGTTTACTGTCTGGGGCAAGTGGGCAGCAGAGCCTCCTCTATAGACAGCAACAGGCTGCTTTTGGCCGGAGTGGCGTTTGGCTCATTGCTGAATGCCTTGTTATGCGCCATTATGGCTCTCAATACCAGACAAGTCACTGAAATATTATTCTGGCTCATGGGCAGTCTGGCCAACCCGCCGGAGACTTTGTATCCGGTAACGCTTGCTGTCGTCATAGGTCTGATATTTATATTCATCCACGCCAGGGATTTGGATATCATTACTACCGGCGATGAGAACGCCCAGTTTCTGGGGGTTGACATTGCGCGGGTGAGAATCACCGTGTTGCTAGGTACGGCACTGATTACCAGTGTCGTGGTATCTGTGACCGGTGTGATCGGTTTTATCGGGTTGATTGTGCCGCATATTATCCGGAAAATTTGCGGGCCGGGACACAGGGTGTTGCTGCCGCTATGTGCCGTGTGGGGCGCTATTTTTCTGCTGTGGGCCGATGGTATAACCCGGATGACCCCGGCATTGTCGCAAATTCCGGTCGGAGTTGTTACTGCTATGTTTGGCAGCCCGTTTTTCCTCTACTTACTCTACCTTAAAGGGAGAAATCAAGGATGA